From Triticum urartu cultivar G1812 chromosome 2, Tu2.1, whole genome shotgun sequence, a single genomic window includes:
- the LOC125541488 gene encoding uncharacterized protein LOC125541488, with amino-acid sequence MPQATPDDCRASPPPPHRVITPTPHLGRHLMARAASLPRSHIRTATLPGHHRTSHSVGSSGSRTAARSSRWTVPHLSGVQRWRAKAHGGIEPPPVPTVQGPSWQLFSWAPFSSPHGGDCLSSSDSSISIHVPRTSHVRCMVPVALFQHLLLHRSNIPLQQVAWHTKPTSCGSGPGKDRTPVRSDCGLLLGCAVRPPAVMQCSSRSAGDLWHRSEHCRRASWRLRLPVTPPPQLMVSKLGPLADASIPFASSFMRGILLDPCSHLHGCVRSCSRIRGERRRA; translated from the exons ATGCCCCAAGCCACGCCCGACGACTGCCGTGCATCCCCTCCCCCACCACATCGTGTCATCACCCCCACACCCCACCTCGGCCGCCACCTCATGGCCCGTGCCGCCAGCCTCCCTCGCAGCCACATCCGCACCGCCACTCTCCCGGGGCACCACCGCACCTCTCACAGCGTCGGATCCAGCGGTAGCCGCACCGCCGCGCGCTCATCTCGGTGGACAGTGCCTCATCTCAGTGGAGTACAACGGTGGAGGGCAAAGGCCCATGGCGGTATCGAGCCTCCACCAGTCCCCACAGTGCAGGGGCCGTCATGGCAGCTCTTCTCCTGGGCCCCCTTCTCCTCCCCCCACGGCGGTGATTGCCTCTCCAGCTCTGACTCCTCCATCTCCATACATGTGCCCCGGACCAGCCATGTTCGATGTATGGTACCGGTGGCTCTCTTTCAACACCTCCTACTCCACCGCTCCAACATACCCCTCCAGCAAGTCGCCTGGCACACCAAACCTACCTCCTGTGGCAGCGGCCCGGGAAAAGATCGGACCCCGGTGAGATCCGATTGTGGACTTCTTCTCGGGTGTGCAGTTCGGCCCCCAGCGGTGATGCAGTGCAGCTCCAGATCCGCCGGAGATCTATGGCATCGCTCCGAGCATTGTCGAAGAGCGTCGTGGAGGTTGCG TTTGCCGGTGACGCCCCCTCCACAACTCATGGTGTCCAAGCTAGGTCCACTAGCCGACGCCTCGATCCCCTTTGCATCTTCATTCATGCGAGGGATCCTCCTGGATCCATGTTCTCACCTCCATGGTTGTGTGCGTTCCTGTAGTAGAATACGAGGAGAGCGACGACGCGCATAG